A DNA window from Desulfonauticus submarinus contains the following coding sequences:
- a CDS encoding complex I 24 kDa subunit family protein, whose protein sequence is MGNCKCKKIEIDFKILDNIIDVEYKCNVENLIMILQSIQKEYNFLPKDALLYVSKKLNLPISHIYEVVTFYSSFSLKPRGKHIIQICTGTACHLKGSDKVVKNICKDLNISPGETTEDGNFTIETVNCVGACALAMVSVVDGKYYPNTNQNELNKVIQELSQGE, encoded by the coding sequence ATGGGCAATTGCAAATGTAAAAAAATAGAAATAGATTTTAAGATTCTAGACAATATTATAGATGTTGAATATAAATGTAATGTAGAAAATCTTATAATGATTTTACAATCTATACAAAAAGAATATAATTTCCTGCCAAAGGATGCATTGCTTTATGTCTCTAAAAAATTAAACTTACCAATTTCTCATATTTATGAAGTAGTTACTTTTTATTCTTCATTTAGTTTAAAACCAAGAGGAAAGCATATAATTCAAATTTGTACGGGAACAGCTTGTCATTTAAAAGGTAGTGACAAGGTAGTAAAAAATATATGTAAAGATTTGAATATTTCTCCAGGAGAAACAACAGAGGATGGAAATTTTACAATTGAGACGGTTAATTGCGTGGGAGCATGTGCTTTAGCAATGGTGTCTGTAGTTGATGGAAAGTATTACCCAAATACTAATCAAAATGAATTAAATAAAGTGATACAAGAATTGTCCCAAGGGGAATAA